Proteins from a genomic interval of Lolium perenne isolate Kyuss_39 chromosome 1, Kyuss_2.0, whole genome shotgun sequence:
- the LOC127307603 gene encoding histone H2B.2-like — MAPKAEKKPAAKKPVEEEPSAEKAPAGKKPKAEKRLPAGKTASKDGGVDKKSKKKAKKSVETYKIYIFKVLKQVHPDIGISSKAMSIMNSFINDIFEKLAGESAKLARYNKKPTITSREIQTSVRLVLPGELAKHAVSEGTKAVTKFTSS; from the coding sequence atgGCCCCCAAGGCGGAGAAGAAGCCGGCAGCGAAGAAGCCCGTGGAGGAGGAGCCCTCGGCGGAGAAGGCCCCGGCGGGGAAGAAGCCCAAGGCGGAGAAGCGTCTGCCGGCGGGCAAGACCGCCTCCAAGGACGGAGGCGTCGACAAGAAGTCCAAGAAGAAGGCCAAGAAGTCCGTGGAGACCTACAAGATCTACATCTTCAAGGTCCTGAAGCAGGTGCACCCGGACATCGGCATCTCCTCCAAGGCCATGTCCATCATGAACTCCTTCATCAACGACATATTCGAGAAGCTGGCCGGGGAGTCCGCCAAGCTCGCGCGCTACAACAAGAAGCCCACCATCACCTCCCGGGAGATCCAGACCTCCGTCCGCCTCGTCCTCCCCGGGGAGCTCGCCAAGCACGCCGTGTCTGAGGGCACCAAGGCCGTCACCAAGTTCACTTCTTCTTAG